The DNA segment CCAAAAATCCCAACCGAAAAACCTAACGCTGGGCGTGTCCACTACCTCCCTCGAAAATTGCATACTAATGCTTGGATTTTTCAGGTGCTAGCCGACCCCAGGCCCCAGGACACGGAAGATGAGGTGCCGTTCGACGAAAATGAAGCGGCAGGGCCGGAATGCGTTGAATGCATCGCCACTTGCAGACGTGAAACCTTGGCCACTTACGAGTACTGTAGACACAACTACTGCGCTCTCCCCTGCTCACCCCCGCTCGCCCCAGAAGTGGGCGGTGGCATCGGCAGTGCCTGCTACAGCAATGGAGGAGGCGGAGACACCGGTTGCATCACGGTCTtttcccctcctcctcctcctctccctccaccgccacctcctcctcctccggcacctCCTTCTCCTCTGCCTCCTCCGCCTCCTCCGCCTCCTCCGCCTTCTCCGCCTTCTCCGGCGTCCCGTCCTCCTCTGCCGTCCCGTCCTCCTCCGCCGTCCCGTCCTCCTCCGCCACCTCCGCTGTCCCGTCCGCCTCCACCATCTCCGCCGTCCCGTCCTCCTCCGCCACCTCCGCCACCTCCATCACCTTCGCCACCACCGCGACCTACTACTTTCATGCCCTTCACGCTGAAGCCACCGACGGGGCTACCTACTATGCCCAAGCCCACGGGGAAGCCGTAGATAGAAAACAAGAACCTAACCAAAGAATGCTGGATGGAGGACTGATGGACAGCTGCCATGAAAACCTTGTTGTTGCCTACATTTCTTCGATAAATCatggaattttcaagaaatgaacctgacttttttctttaattgtttTATTCTTACTGAGCAAAATTTAATTGC comes from the Bemisia tabaci chromosome 7, PGI_BMITA_v3 genome and includes:
- the LOC109040326 gene encoding uncharacterized protein; its protein translation is MKLCALFLLFTVAVSWVLADPRPQDTEDEVPFDENEAAGPECVECIATCRRETLATYEYCRHNYCALPCSPPLAPEVGGGIGSACYSNGGGGDTGCITVFSPPPPPLPPPPPPPPPAPPSPLPPPPPPPPPPSPPSPASRPPLPSRPPPPSRPPPPPPLSRPPPPSPPSRPPPPPPPPPSPSPPPRPTTFMPFTLKPPTGLPTMPKPTGKP